The following coding sequences are from one Gossypium hirsutum isolate 1008001.06 chromosome A12, Gossypium_hirsutum_v2.1, whole genome shotgun sequence window:
- the LOC107942526 gene encoding lipase 3 has translation MAKLSLTAMLNRCFRYSFSKAGLRSSTMDLGDGTVMHVWVPKVHIKSKPTLILIHGIGANAMWQWYDFVSPLMSGFNVYVPDLLFFGDSYTARPERSEQFQAQCVMRVMEAHGVTVMNVVGISYGGFVGYSLAAQFKERVEKLVLCCAGVCLEDKDLEEGMLQVKSVDEAVSILLPQTPQKMRELMKISFYKPRKGVPTCFLNDFIREMCSEHLQERKELIQALHKDRKLSNLPKITQPTLLIWGEHDQIFPLELGHRLERHLGDNAKLVMIKNAGHAINVEKPKVLHKHFKYFLIDTFRPMESGNHSNGCKTD, from the exons atggccAAGCTCAGCTTGACTGCAATGCTGAACAGGTGTTTCCGCTACAGCTTTTCCAAAGCCGGTCTCCGATCATCGACTATGGACCTCGGCGACGGCACCGTCATGCACGTCTGGGTCCCCAAAGTTCACATCAAATCCAAGCCCACGTTAATCCTGATCCACGGCATAGGCGCCAACGCAATGTGGCAATGGTACGACTTCGTTTCACCTCTCATGTCCGGCTTCAACGTCTACGTCCCGGACCTCCTCTTCTTCGGCGACTCTTACACGGCCCGACCCGAACGTTCCGAGCAGTTTCAGGCTCAGTGTGTGATGCGGGTCATGGAGGCCCATGGGGTTACTGTTATGAACGTTGTCGGGATCAGTTATGGCGGCTTTGTTGGTTATAGTTTGGCGGCGCAGTTTAAGGAGAGAGTGGAGAAGTTGGTGCTATGTTGCGCTGGCGTGTGTTTGGAAGACAAAGATTTGGAGGAAGGGATGCTTCAAGTAAAAAGTGTAGATGAAGCCGTTAGTATTTTGTTGCCCCAAACGCCCCAAAAAATGAGGGAATTGATGAAGATTTCGTTTTATAAGCCTAGAAAAGGAGTCCCTACTTGTTTTCTAAACGATTTCATCCGT GAAATGTGTTCGGAACATCTTCAAGAAAGAAAAGAGTTGATCCAAGCATTACACAAGGACCGAAAGCTGTCGAATCTTCCGAAGATAACCCAG CCAACACTACTAATATGGGGAGAACATGACCAAATATTCCCTTTGGAATTGGGACACAGATTGGAAAG GCATCTAGGAGACAACGCAAAACTAGTGATGATAAAAAATGCAGGGCATGCCATCAATGTAGAGAAGCCTAAAGTGTTACATAAGCACTTCAAATATTTCCTTATCGATACATTCCGTCCTATGGAATCTGGAAACCATAGCAATGGCTGTAAAACAGATTGA
- the LOC107942527 gene encoding LEAF RUST 10 DISEASE-RESISTANCEUS RECEPTOR-LIKE PROTEIN KINASE-like 1.5, which translates to MDSHLLPFIIFLIAVTFTPLLSSAAPATPCQSNCGSLQIKYPFGTSYGCGSPRFEPYIACKSNQLLLTTHTGSYLITAISYKDSTLTITPSAMSTCNSMQQSPNLGLDWASPFQLGPSIFLLLSCTPPTSSLTIKGSPVCDSSSTHLCATIYTCPAVVNLGLPLFPPTNTCCVYSPANFNSKGELDLREMKCKGYASIASFQDSPTDPSKWMYGVTLKYTNGGFDDYYMNNKCNTCEDSGGICGYSPPTNSFLCICNSGFNATTDCYNNYNPVQDYEDLIGTSTSLSTQKIMLGLWVGLVFYIAA; encoded by the exons ATGGATAGCCATCTTCTTCCCTTCATCATCTTCCTGATCGCCGTCACCTTCACTCCCTTACTCAGTTCAGCGGCGCCAGCCACACCATGCCAGTCCAACTGTGGCTCACTTCAAATCAAGTACCCTTTCGGCACCAGCTATGGCTGTGGCTCACCACGGTTCGAACCCTACATAGCCTGCAAGTCAAACCAGCTCCTGCTAACAACCCACACCGGCTCTTATCTAATCACCGCCATTTCTTATAAAGACTCAACACTTACCATCACCCCATCCGCCATGTCTACTTGCAACTCCATGCAACAGTCCCCCAACTTGGGGCTCGACTGGGCTAGCCCTTTCCAACTAGGTCCATCCATTTTCCTCCTCCTTTCATGCACTCCCCCGACCTCTTCCCTCACCATCAAGGGCTCCCCCGTATGTGACTCTTCCTCCACCCACCTCTGCGCCACCATCTATACTTGCCCCGCCGTCGTCAACCTCGGCCTCCCACTGTTCCCGCCGACCAACACCTGCTGCGTGTACTCGCCGGCGAATTTCAACAGCAAAGGTGAGTTGGACCTGAGGGAAATGAAATGCAAAGGGTATGCATCAATTGCTTCCTTTCAAGATTCTCCGACGGACCCTAGTAAATGGATGTATGGGGTGACGTTAAAGTATACAAATGGAGGTTTCGATGATTATTATATGAACAACAAATGCAATACTTGTGAGGATAGTGGCGGAATCTGTGGCTATTCGCCTCCTACCAATTCCTTCCTATGTATCTGTAACAGTGGTTTCAATGCCACTACAGATTGCTACAATAATTACAATCCCGTTCAGGATTATGAAGATCTTATTGGGACTTCCACTTCATTATCAACCC AGAAGATTATGCTGGGATTATGGGTTGGTCTGGTTTTCTACATTGCTGCTTGA
- the LOC107939634 gene encoding uncharacterized protein isoform X1, producing the protein MCLSTTSLSEKQRHFVSKVSFPSKITHLSRMGRRWHQCFILIAAVSKHFLRGYVGIHNSGFRNLLLKPELLRSIVDSGFEHPSEGKVLNSCLVLTFVNSMN; encoded by the exons ATGTGCTTGTCAACTACTAGTTTGAGTGAAAAACAAAGACATTTTGTGAGCAAAGTGTCCTTTCCTTCTAAGAT AACACATTTATCCAGGATGGGAAGGAGATGGCATCAGTGCTTTATACTTATCGCAGCTGTGTCAAAGCACTTCCTCAG GGGGTATGTTGGAATTCACAATTCGGGATTCAGAAACTTGCTGCTAAAACCGGAGCTGCTTCGATCTATTGTGGATTCTGGTTTTGAACATCCTTCCGAAGGCAAAGTTTTAAACTCATGTCTGGTGTTAACATTCGTGAATTCCATGAATTAA
- the LOC107939634 gene encoding uncharacterized protein isoform X2, whose amino-acid sequence MFDRAEVSNFHLDLYSFTLLLNDIFETVKATLVWFEIRVVAVEYKALFREHIYPGWEGDGISALYLSQLCQSTSSGGMLEFTIRDSETCC is encoded by the exons ATGTTTGATAGAGCAGAGGTATCGAATTTCCATCTAGATCTTTATTCTTTCACTTTGCTTTtgaatgatatttttgaaacagTTAAAGCTACGCTGGTATGGTTCGAAATCCGTGTTGTTGCTGTAGAATACAAGGCATTATTCAGAG AACACATTTATCCAGGATGGGAAGGAGATGGCATCAGTGCTTTATACTTATCGCAGCTGTGTCAAAGCACTTCCTCAG GGGGTATGTTGGAATTCACAATTCGGGATTCAGAAACTTGCTGCTAA